DNA sequence from the Piliocolobus tephrosceles isolate RC106 chromosome 9, ASM277652v3, whole genome shotgun sequence genome:
GAGTTTTCTAGTGTCAATCAATACATTAGTCTGTATTTCTCTGCTGAAGAGTCATGATACAGTTACTCTCAAGAATAAACATTAACCAGGGTTTATCTCCAGAAGTGAAACACACATGCAGGTTTCAGGATTACTTTAATTCAATATTACGTCCATAAGCCTCCCATTCTCCAAAAATCTGATACAGACAATCCCGTTTTCAGGAGACAGATTATGACCTTTGAAACCCTGATGTAATCTGTTAGGCAGGGTCTGGAGCTTGGAGCCTACAGCTGATGGAAAGGGAAGCTGTCCCTCTGGGTGGCCACTTTGGGTGCCCAGGCTGAGGAGACATGGGGAGTAGGGAGAACAATAATGACGGCATGAACTGAGTTGGGAATTTGGGAGCTGGAAGGGGTTCGTGTGGTTCAACTAGACCATCTTCATTCTACAAATGATTTGAGGCCAATAACTAAAACATCAACCCAAATCTTCAAACTTCCAAGTCTAACCACACCTCTCTGCTTAAGGGCTAGTACTgcttttctcagaaatcttaatTCCCCTGCAATTCCAGGGGCCTCCTTAGAATCTAAGGAGGTAGGATATGACAAGTCCCTAAGAGCAATGACTTTTTCACTGTCTTCATCTGAGTGTCCATATCTGGAGGTACCACAGCCCTGGGAGCCAGGCCAGGGGTAGGGTCATTCCTTCACAAGTCCTTAGCCAGGAGGTACCCAACTCTACAACTAGAGGCCTCCATGGAGGCCAAGGCTAGGGAGAGAGATTTCCAGACCTCTCCCCAAAAGGTCTCTGTCATGGTTTACCTGGAATGTCAGAGACCTGATGACTCAGCTAGGCAAGCAGCTGGCACAGACTAGCAATACCCTGAAGAGTCAGAAACCTGGGCCCCCACACCCACCTAACCTCAGCCCCCCATTCTCCCTCCATCTCATGGTGCCCCCTCCTCCACCCTGCGCCCTGGGCTTAGCCATCAAACCTCACTCCCACTAGCCTGGATAAGCCCCGCGTTCTTCTGTTCCCCCTCGCCTTTCCTTCCTCTCAGCCCTCCGCCCCAGCCTCTTGCTGGCCAGAGTTACGGGGGAagcaggtgggagggaggagtgCCAGTCCCACCAGCTTCTTCCACACCCCCAAGCGCTCGTATCAGTGGTTCCCCAGGGGTGGTGTCCGGGGCCGCAGCTTTGGTGTCACCTCAGCGCTTGCTGGAAATACAAATTCCCGGTCCCAGCCCAGTCCTAACAGATCAGAAGTCCAGGAACAGGGCTGGCAATGAGTTTCCACAAGCCCTGCAGGGGGTTCTGAAGTTCCCCGGGTTCGAGAACCGCTCTCAGTGCAAACCACCTCCCCGCTCCTCTCGGCCAGGGTCCCCCATCCCCCGACACGAACCTCCCCACCGCGGGCCCAGCCAAGTGGAGCGGGCGCCTGAGCCCCGGCCACCGAGAGATGACGCGGTGTTGACTCAGCCGGTCAAGGACGGCGAGGGCCAGCCCGGGGGCTGAAGCGAATCGATGGGGTTCGGACAGCCCCGCGCTTCGCAGCGTAACGTGCCTGGGCCTCGGCTCTTCCCATCGCCTGGTGTGCCCGGGGCTCGAACCTGCCCGGCTCGCCATCCGCCGGCAGGAGCAGAGCCCCAAGGCAAACGCCCCGGGAGAGACCCCAACCCACATTCCAAGCACCCAGCCGCGGTCCCGGGCCTCAGAGCGAGAGCCCCAACAAGATGCAGCCCCAGTCACTTCCTGTCCCCTGAGCCCAGCACCGCGCCAGGCATCCAGGAGGTCTAGAATAAGtgtgcagattttttaaaatcaaagaattaGACTTGCAACGAGGTCAGTCGTCCCACGGACGGCTTTATTTTACAGTCAagttacttattaaaaaaaacattttggccattttttttttttacagtgaacAATTCTATATACACATTATAAACATTGTTTGATATAAAACAGTATCTACAATCTACTTACATTTAATTAACCTGTGACTTCTAGTTCATCTGCGATTAATTTTAGTCAGGTCAGTTTCTCTGCTTGAATTGGGAGGTACTATCCCCTTAACACCTTGGTCAAACAGGTACTAAGTGATAGTGCAAAACAAGCATTTAAGATTATCAGCTATATCTCTGACAAAAAGAACACACATCTCTGAGACAAGAGCTCTGAAATGGTTTTGGATTTAAGACAGCCGTATAAGAATGtcatataaaagtaaagaatgttttcattttaaaatactccaAGGCTGCCTGAAATGTAGGCACCTCTGGATTTGGGGTATCCCTTTGCCTTTCCATTAAGTGGGAGATACACAGATTACAAAAAAGCCATTCAAGAAGGTCCTATTAAAACCTTTAAAGCTGTAacttagaaatttaaatttaacaaaaagctcaaaattacttttttataaatagtgaaaacaacttatttttttaaaagaggaatgaATTTAATCACTACAATGTCACTTTATCAAAACCACCTAAGATCGGTACATAAACTATTTGTTAAGCCAAAATCAAGGTCTCCATGTAGGTTTGTTAACTGAGCAGTGCACCGAATATTTTTAGGTTTCCAGAATACCAGAAAATTGATTCCCTTTCTTATATAGCCTTCCAGTTCTTCTATGAAGATTTTCTGTAGCAAAATATTATTCCTAAATCCAGTTTTCTGAACATGTCAATGCCAGTGGTCATCATCCAGCATTAAAATAGCCTTTATCGCCCTCAATGTCCACTTCCTGATCAGAATCCTCTGAAATCTCTGATTCAAGGTCTTCCTGGGAGGCAAGAGAGGGCGAACATTGAGAGCTATCCAAAGAAGCACCTTTATTCTGTTCACTGGGCAAATCTTGCCTCTGATCACAGGAACTGTCCAAACTTTCCAgttcttcttttttattgctttgagGGTTCTCctgaataaaggaaatgaaaatggagatTGGAAGGATCACAAAATGTGGATAGTGAGAGGAATAAATCAAAATGTCTCTTCATCCTATTCTATCTTTTTAGTTTACTGTTTTTAGTTTATAATCTTATTCACGAGATACATACTTGTGCTTTTCTCTCACTTTGTAAGAAAAGTTTCTGTCATATCAAAGATTATATGCTTAAAACATGAGAACCAGTCATGAACGTAAGTGTGATATATTATACCAATTGAACATGAATTCTGGTTACTTAACACCAGCCCAGACCCATGGTTGCAATATTCTCAAAAGTTTAAGGGGGAAAGAAAATCCAATCACTACAGAGACACCTTAActtcattctttaaatatttaaaccttGCCAATTAACAGTCTTTccgacattttaaaaataagaatgctaAATGGTGAATTAAGAATAAAGTTTCAAAATTATTAGATTGGAtcttttttcagtcattttctgGAGCAAATTTATAAACATCTACATGTGTAAATGTATAACACGTTTAAAAAtcatggcaaagaaaaaaatgtgtatctgGAAGGCGGCTGCCAACTGAGAACTTAGACAATTAGCTACAATTTACTTAAAATCTGGGGCAAATTTCTGGGAAATATCCCCATATTACATAGAAACCACTATTTTTAAGGTCTCTGGTAAACTAGAGTCAAGCCTTTGACCAAGAACTATTAAGTATATAAGCTAGTGAATTTTTAATCCTATGCTTGtctaaaatgcatataaatactACACAGAAATATTACAACATCTATTTGTTATATAGTTGCAAGCCTATAGTCTCAACAAATAGATGTACAAGGTCACAAATTGAGAGTGAATCTGCAAATATTTAAATCACATTACAGTAATGAAATTACAggaattgtattttctatttcaaaatattctttgggacactttctttttaatgaaaaagtaatgatcaatacattttaaaatccactttGCTTTAAATTTCTCTACTCATTGTTTCAAAGTATTTATTATAAACTGTATATACAATGACAAGTGAACAATTCAGCAATTATCAGATAACTATGCAGAATATATCCAGATTAGGACATCAAAAATGAATGTTTAGCTTTAAGTCAATAgaccttcttttaaaaaactaaattaccCTTTACTTTTTATCGCATATTGCGAAACAAGGTCACTGGAAGAAAGACTGTTAGAAAGTTTAAGCTACTTTCCAAACAGGCTTGAATATTTTCTTAcaagttttatatttcattttaagagCTGGCATtagatggaaaataatttttaaactcccTGACATTtaattcttctaaaaaaaaaaacagtgcaaacAAGACTTAAAggtgtttgtttctttctatttacCCTTGAGTTCTGCCTGGTTTTATTATGGCTgtgtaaataaaagaaacaattttctcCCAAAGATAACTGCTTAAGTCATTTACTGTCAATTACTTTATCTTTCCTGCGTTAATTAGATAAACAACATATgggatttataaaacaattagctgggagtTTTACTAGCCAGTGTGTGAAAACCCAAGCATAATTGATATAGGAACCCCATTAGGTGCTTTTAGCATTACTGCCACCTGAGCAACTCATCCTGAATTTCAGCAGgactatttgtctttttaatcaaGGTGAAGAGGTTAAATAGTCTCTTAAATGACTTTTGCATACAACCCATAACAGCCTTGCACTGAGATAAcgtgataaaaatatttatttccatagaaacagaaccatGACCATACCTGTTTTAGTCTCCTCCATTTAGCGCGTCGATTCTGAAACCAGGTTTTGACCtacaggaaagagagaaagaaaacttgcCACGAGCCCCCGTCGGGACGTGCCAGAGGGCAGGGTGGCTCCTCGCCTCTCTCTCGGTGACCCGGCGATCCCTGCCCCAGAAGCCTTCCCTTCCCCGGAGGCGACCCCAGGCCCCCAAGCGAGCTCACCTGTCTCTCGCTGAGCTGCAGCATCTTGGCCAGACGCTTCCTCTCGGGCGGAGAGAGATATTTCTGCGTCTCGAACTTCTTCTCCAGCTCAATGGTCTGGTCGTTGGAGAACCTCACCTGGCCGCCTTTCCTTTTATGCAGGGGCCTCTGCAAGAAGGGGCTCCAGAGTAGAGGTTTGCCTGCGGGCGGAAAGAGCGACGCTCACCCACGGCCCTGGAGCGGCCTGGCCAGACCCCAGAGCTGCCGGGCCCAGGACATGACAAAGGTAGGCCAGGAGGCCACCCAACCAGACACGTTCACATACACCCACTGGCACGTGGACCTAACACGTTCCCATCAACACACAAACATACCCAAAGTCACACCTGACACCGCAGATGCACACAGCCTTGTACACAGACACGCAGCTGTCACACCTAGAACTAAATCCAGACATATCTTTAACCCCGAAAAAAATGCGCACTACCTGCTGGGCTTACTATACCACCACCCTCTTTCACCAGTGGATCTCGGATTTATACGTAACTTTTTGCCCCGTTGGATCTCCCTTGGTGGGCCGCACTTTCGAACACCGGGTGTGTGCGTGTTGGGGAGGAGCGGGGCTGCTGCACCGCCAAGGCCTGGCTGCGCAGGCAGCGCTCCGGCCCGGACGCCTGCATTAGGCCGCGCGAGGAGCCTCCAATCCTGGCTGGGGGAGCCGCGGCCTCCTCTGATTTCACACCCAGCACGCGGGGGCGGCCAGTTAAAGCCACCCCATGGGCTATGGCAACATTTCCGTCAATGTGTTTCCTGTTGGTCTAGCTCGAAAAACCCTTTGCTTCCTCCTGCGCGGTCCCAGCAGTAACCCAAGGAAACTCAGGGCGCACTGTGAAAACGTTAGCCCCCAGGTCCGGCCTGGCTGAGGGTCCCGCTCCAGCCCCGACAGGCGACCACAGCCAGGCTCGGGTCGCATCATCAAACCCTCGAGGCTGGAATCAGACAGGATAACAACTCAAAATCACAAAAGATGAACTAAAAATACAATCCCCCTCCCTGTAACGGCGAGAAGGTAAGGTAGAGGGCCGAGCTAGAGGCCGCGCCATAATAATGGCGACATTAAAATGCTAATTAAGACGTTAATTGTTTTCAGGGTCCCTACTGAAGCTTCTAATAACAGAGTTCATTTAAAACTCTAGAGGCGCCCCGTTTCCTTATTTACCCTAGGGCTCCAGACCTCGAAGGCGCCAAGGGTCACCCACAGCGCGGACCTCGGGCGGCTTATTTCTTAGGCCGCACAGTGAGGGGACAAGCCCCGAAGTTCTGGAATATATGCCCTATGTGTCCCTGCTTCCCTTCCTAACTGGCGACCAGCAGCTGCTGCTTCCTACTCCCAAAGTAGTGTCGGTCGGTATGTCCGTCAGTGTGCAGGCCTGCACCTCAACGCTTTGAAAGCTAGCATTGTTTTTTCGAGATTTTGCTTGCGTCAGGCTTCAGACTGGTGCAAAACAGcctcgaaaaaaaaaataggaagcaaCTGGTTATTTTAGCTGCCATAAAGTCACATCCCACACAGAGGAAATGAACAATATCAGAAAAACGGATCCCGGCTATCAGAAGTCGAGTGTTTCCTGAATTTGTCTGTATTGAGGATGTCGATAAAATAATCAGCAGCGTGCACTACTCCGGGGGAAGGGTCTGCTTCATGCAGCCAGGAAAACACTTAACAGCTTCTGAAACCAGATTTACTCCTATCGAGAACTCAAGATTTCCTGTATGAACGGAAAGGGTCAGGCTCTTTCACTGCACAAGCCTGTTGAACCAGGTCCAGCCCCGTAGTCACCCGGGCCCGGCTGCCCCACGGGGGCCGGCCCAGGCGCCTCGACGCCCCTTTCGCCATCCCTCCCGCTAAGGGAGCCCCACCCCGGGTGACACGCGCGGTCCACGGCTGCCCTCGCCGCGAGGTCTATCGCCTGCCCGCGGGCCCCGACGCCTGCAAGGTGCAGGAAAACCAATCTGAGTCACGGTGCGGTCAGCCCCGGCCGCGCGCCTCCCGTCGCCGCGCGTGCCCGACAGCCGATTTTCCACCGCTTTTGCCACAGCCGTCTACGGCCTGCCCCCTTAGCCCCCTTGGCCTCCCCGGCGCTGCCACCTGCCGGGTGGCGCCTCCTCGCCCCCACCCTCGCCCGGCCGCCTTACCCAGCGGGTCGTGGCGGAGCAGGGCGTGCGTGTAGTCGTTCACCGTCCGCGGGAAAGGGTACAGAGGGCCCCCGAAGCCGCCGGGTCCGTAGGCAGCGGCCAGCGCGGCGGCGGAGTGGTGCGAGAAGGCGGGGTGGATCGGCGTGGGCTCGTACACCGGGGTCCGGTAGGGGGACACGAGGCTGGTGAAGGAGGAGTTGGGGGACGGCAGCGTGGGGGCGGGCGTGGGCGCGGCGGGCCCGCGGCCCAGGATGTCCTCGATGTAGAAGGGCGTCGGGTGTACGGGCTGCAGCAGCGGCGTGGGCGCGTACAGCGGCACCCCCACGGCGCCCGCCGCCGGTCCGGGGTGCGGGTACTGCATGGCTCCGCCGCGCTCCGGCCCCTTGCAGAGCTACTAGCTCGCGCCGCGGCGCTACATTTATCCGCGCTCCGCGCTCCCGGCGATAGGCTCCGCCGGCCGCGGGGTGGGGCCGCGCTCGCTGGCCCCTTCCTGCCGCCGGGCCCTGCGGCCAATGGCGCGGGGCCCCAGGAGCTGCCGCCCGCCCCCACCCCGGCCCGCCCAGCCGGCCGAGCTCCCCGCCCCCGGGACGCGCTTGCTCCCAGGCTCCGGGGACCTGGCTCCCTGGTGCCCCGCCGCCGCCGTCGCCCCTCGGGGCTCCAGGCACCCCGGCCGAGGACGCCCTCGAGGGAAGTCCGGGGCCGCGTGCGTCGGGGGAAGCGCGAGGAAGGCGGCCGCCTGGAGTGCGGGCTCCAGCGGCCCTGTCCACGGTCCCGAGGCACCTCTGCCGAAATTCGGGGGCGCCGGCCGGCCCCGGGCCCGGGGTGGCAGCAGCCGTTTCCAGGCGGGGGGGCAGCAGGACTCGGCGGGAGCAGAGGCCGCTGGCCTAAGACGCCTTCCCAGTGGGTGCGCTCCCTGGATTAACAGTGGCGCTGGCTGTCACCCCGGCCGTCTCCCGAGCTCAGAGCGGGACAGCGCCTTGGGTTCCTAGGGCTGCTCCGCGGCCCTTAGCTGCGGCCCGGCGGCGTTCGGATGGCTGGCGTTCAGGTGCTGCGGGCTGTTGGCCGCTCCACCCGGTTTCATTTGGAGGCCTCGGACTCAAGCCACTTCCGCGAGGATGCTGGCAGAAGCCGCACCGAGCAGCAATCAAGTGGAGACCCGGGTTCTACAGCGCCGGGCGGAGGCTGTGCAGTCTTCAATCCAGTGGGGGCTGCTCCGTGTCTTTTCTGCCGGCTCTTGAGGGTCGCAGCTGCGCGCAGTCTGACGCTCTGGTTTTGCACGTGTTTTCTATTGAAGCAGTCCGTACCGCTGGCCCTTATGGCCTCGGCTCTGTGCGGCTCCACTCGCCTCCGGGGCAAGGGGGCATTTTCTTGATTGACGCCCTCCTGCGGTCGTCACACCTCGCGGTGAGCCGTTTCTGCTAAGGTGCTCCATTAATCCTGGAAATGGAAAGACTTCCCAGCTTTTTCTATTGAGACTTCTCAggttttaaagtttataatttgGAACTATTTGTCCAAACGCAGCGGGACCACAGTAGGAAGAGGCGTGGACTGTGAGCCTGACCGCCTGTTCGAGTTTCACTTCGCACATTTTTGTTGAGCAACTAGTGTGTGCCAGCAGTGAAAAGGACAGATGTAGTCCGTCTCCTCACGGAGACAGGAAACAAATTTTAATACATGTATGTGCTAGGAAGGAGATGTACACAATGATCTAAAACCTGTAACAAGGGGACATCAGCTATCTGGGGGACATTAAGGAAGGGAAAAGCTTCCCAAGAATTGATGTTTGAAAAGTGAGTAGGTGTCAGCAAGCCCAGGGTGCTTTCACATTCCAAGTCCAGAGAACAACAGCATGTGAGCGTTGTTAGTTAATGCAACTTTCATCAGGTCGCCGTCCCTGCGTTTTTCTCACCTGAAACATTTGAGACTTGGCCTAAAGGCTCCTAATCTTTTTAGGGTAGTGTTAATAGGTATCTTTCAGAATCTAATGACAGACAAGAGCTACAAGCCCAGACAAACTCAGAAATGTACTACACTGTCATTCGAGTTAAAGCATGTTGGGGGTAGGTAAGAATGTAATTGCTCTATTATATAgtacatataaattataattttatatattctatgATATAAACTATCTCTGGAAGGATAACGAACATTGGTTGACTATGAAGAAAGGGGTGGATTGGAGGGAGCATGTATAGCTGTGAATATTTGGAGACTTGCACTAGATGGATGTATGACCTATTTGTCGTAT
Encoded proteins:
- the HHEX gene encoding hematopoietically-expressed homeobox protein HHEX produces the protein MQYPHPGPAAGAVGVPLYAPTPLLQPVHPTPFYIEDILGRGPAAPTPAPTLPSPNSSFTSLVSPYRTPVYEPTPIHPAFSHHSAAALAAAYGPGGFGGPLYPFPRTVNDYTHALLRHDPLGKPLLWSPFLQRPLHKRKGGQVRFSNDQTIELEKKFETQKYLSPPERKRLAKMLQLSERQVKTWFQNRRAKWRRLKQENPQSNKKEELESLDSSCDQRQDLPSEQNKGASLDSSQCSPSLASQEDLESEISEDSDQEVDIEGDKGYFNAG